The genome window TTCCTGTTCAATAGCCTGTGGCATTGGCTTTTGTGGACTGAAACCTAGTTTGCGCAACAATCGATTGAGGTAATTCGGATGATAAGTGACATCAAATTCTCTTTTGATCAATTTTTGGACACGGTCCAATGTCCAGCGATCAGTTGGATATCCATTCGCCAAAGCCCCTCGTTCCAGCTTCCTCTTTAAGCTTTGCTTTTGTGGATTACTCAACTTCGGCTCGCTACCAGCCGCTTTTCTTTTTTGGAGTCCGCGCATACCTTTTGTTTCTATGATTCTGGCCCATTGGCCGACCGTGGCCCGGCTTACTCCGAGGTGTCTTGAGATTTCGGCTTTTGACATTTTTCCAGCTTTCAACAGCCGTCCACCTTCAAGCCGTCTTTCTTCCATTTGTTCTCGGGTTAGGTATGATGGTTTCCATGTCATACCGACTATTGTAAATCAATCTAAGTAAACCTGAATAGTTGCTGGCGGCGACCACACGCAGCTGGTCAATGGATGAAGCAATCAAACCGGTGGTGGTGCAGGTCCAGACTGTAGTCACCCCGACCTGGGTGCAGGCATACCAAGTACCGGTAGTGGCTACAAGCTGGGCTTTTACTTTACCGGTGGCAGCAGGAGCGCCAAGATCAAATTCGACGCTATCCAGGGTGGATGGATTGGTCCCATTCAACGTGTACACAACACTGGTAATTGTGTAACCACTGACCACGCCCAGGCCATCACCCGCCTTGGTGGCAGGGACAGTGTTCGCGGCGGCAAATGCATATGAGGCGACCGAGATGGCGAGGACGGCAAAGAGGACAAACAAAACTTTGAAATTGCCTGACATGGCTTTTCTCCTTGTTTTGCAAATCCGATCTATGTCGGGGCTGCGCTAGTGAAACAAAATGTTTCGAAGAGTAATCAGCCATCCTGATAAAAAAAGCCTGACTTTTGATAAGCCAGACCAAAAAACACAAAATCAATTTATGATCTTCGGCGGCCTGGCAGTCATGGTCACTTGCGGTGACGGTAGACCCATGGCTTTGCGTCGCCGGCTTTCGCCGGGTTTGCCTTTATCGGATGTCTGCACAAACTATAGCATGGAACCCCGCAGTCATCACCTTACAGAACAGTTACAACAACCGCTTGTGAAAGGCATATGCAAGGTGATGACATTCGTCATCTTGCATGTGAAATCATTCCAAATACAATAAATGCGACACAAGGAGAAGCGTATGACAAAACTCGATACCATGGTTCAGGGCTTTCTTGCGCAGAAGAAGATCGCCGTCGTCGGCGTTTCGGATAAGCGTGACACAGGCTGCAACCTGGCCTACACAAAATTCAAGGAAAACGGGTACCAGGTGTTCGCGGTCAACCCGCGCATCGCATCCTTCCAGGGCGACGCCTGCTACGCCGACCTGAAATCCATCCCCGAAAAAGTGGATGCGGTCTTCATCCTTGCCAGCCCAAAAGTGACCGACCAGATCGTCAACCAGTGCGTGGATCTCGGAGTAAAACACGTCTGGATGCATTGCATGATGGGCACCAAGCCCGGACTTGCAGCAAGCATGACCAGCGTCTCACAGGAGGCGGTGGATGTGTGC of Anaerolineales bacterium contains these proteins:
- a CDS encoding winged helix-turn-helix domain-containing protein; protein product: MEERRLEGGRLLKAGKMSKAEISRHLGVSRATVGQWARIIETKGMRGLQKRKAAGSEPKLSNPQKQSLKRKLERGALANGYPTDRWTLDRVQKLIKREFDVTYHPNYLNRLLRKLGFSPQKPMPQAIEQEKELVEAWLLGDWPRIKKVTSSQSKNRILG
- a CDS encoding CoA-binding protein; its protein translation is MTKLDTMVQGFLAQKKIAVVGVSDKRDTGCNLAYTKFKENGYQVFAVNPRIASFQGDACYADLKSIPEKVDAVFILASPKVTDQIVNQCVDLGVKHVWMHCMMGTKPGLAASMTSVSQEAVDVCKANGIAVIPGACPNQFLQPDFGHKMMRGLWRMFGYMKID